The genomic segment CCGCCGCTGCGCGACCAGCGCCTCGATGGCGGTCCACTGGTCTTCGCGCAGGACGGCGTGTTCTCCGGCGAGCGCGCGGAGCAGTTCGTCGGCGCGCGGGCGCAGGGTTTCGGCGTTCACGCCACCACCTCTACCCCATGGCACCGACAGGTTCGCGGGCAGTGTATGTGACGCAGGTCACCACTCGATCGGTGCCCCGGCCGTCATGCCACCCGGCCGCGGGCCTCTGTCCTGGGTGTACCGCCTCCGTTCCCGGGAGACGCCGGTACGCGGCGGTTCCCCCAGGCCGCCGCAGCGCGCGGTGCGCGGGCGCCCCGGTGCGGGCGGACCCGCGCACCGCGTCCGCGGCACAGGCCACGTACCCTGCCTGTTCATGCCAGAACGGCGTCGAATCGGGGTCATGGGTGGAACCTTCGATCCCGTCCACCACGGGCACCTCGTCGCGGCCAGCGAGGTGCAGTCGCGCTTCGGCCTCGACGAAGTCATCTTCGTGCCGACGGGGCAGCCGTGGCAGAAGTCCGACCGGGTGGTCACCAAGGCCGAGGACCGGTACCTGATGACGGTGATCGCCACCGCGTCGAACCCGGTGTTCTCGGTCAGCCGCGTGGACATCGACCGCGGCGGCCAGACCTACACCGTGGACACCCTGCGCGACCTGCGTGCCGAATACCCCGACGACGAACTGCACTTCATCACCGGCGCCGACGCGCTCGAGCAGATCCTCACCTGGCGCAACGCCGAGGAGCTGTTCGACCTGGCCCACTTCATCGGCGTCACCCGCCCCGGCTACCACCTCAACGACCACCACCTGCCCAGCGGCAAGGTGAGCCTGGTCGAGGTGACCGCGATGGCGATCTCGTCCACCGGCTGCCGCGAACGCGTCGAGCACGGGGAACCGGTCTGGTACCTGGTGCCCGACGGCGTGGTCCGCTACATCGACAAACGAGGGCTCTACCGCGACGCGCCGGACTGACTCCGCCGCGGTGGCCCACGCCACGGCCGGCCGGCCCATCCCGGGTGCTCGCCTGGGGCCGTGATTGATCCGGGTACCCTCATCGGGCGCATCCGTTTACCCGAAGGAGCCCTGTTGACCGCCACGTCCGAAGCCAGGGAACTGGCCGTCACCGCCGCACACGCGGCGGCGGACAAGAAGGCCTCGAACGTGGTCGTGCTGGACGTTTCCGACCAGCTCGTCATCACCGACGCCTTCGTGATCGCCTCGGCCCCCAACGAACGCCAGGTCGGCGCCATCGTCGACAACGTCGAGGAGAAGCTGCGCGAAGCCGGGCACAAGCCGGTCCGCCGCGAAGGCGCCAGGGAAGGCCGCTGGGTGCTCCTCGACTTCGTCGACGTCGTGGTGCACGTCCAGCACGACGAGGAACGCTCCTTCTACGGCCTCGAACGGCTGTGGAAGGACTGCCCGCGCATCGAGGTCGACGGCCTGACCGTGGGCGGCGACGAGGGGGAACCGGCCGAGGAGCGCCCGTGACCCAGCGGCTGGTGCTGTGGCGGCACGGTGAAACCGACTACAACGCCGCCGGCCGCATGCAGGGGCATCTCGACTCCGCGCTGACCCAGGTGGGCTGGAACCAGGCGCGGTTCGCCGCGCCCGCGCTCGCCCGGTTCTCGCCGGACCTGGTGATCGCCTCCGACCTCCACCGCGCCACCGACACGGCCACCGTGCTCACCGAGGCCATCGGCGTGCCGCTGCGCATCGACAAGCGCCTGCGCGAAACCCACCTCGGCGAGTGGCAGGGGCTCACCGGCGCCGAGGTGGACGCCGCGTACCCCGGCGAGCGGGACCTGTGGCGCACCGACGCCACCTGGGCCCCGCCCGGCGGTGAGTCGCGCGTGGACGTGGCCGACCGCGCCTACGAGGTGGTCGCGGACCTGGTCGCCGCCGGCACCGGGCCCACCGTGCTGCTGGCCGCGCACGGCGGCCTGATCATCGCGCTGACCGCCCGGCTGCTCGGGCTGCCGGTGGAGGTCTGGCCGACGCTCGGCGGCATCGGCAACTGCCACTGGGTCGAGCTGGGGCGCCGCAACGGCATGTGGCGGCTGCACGTGTACAACGCCGGCATCACGGGGTGAGCCCGCGGCTGCTGGTGTTCGGGGACTCGCTGAGCTTCCACGGCCCCGACCACGAGTACGCGGCCGACGAACCCCGGCTCTGGCCGAACCGCGCCGCCGACGCGCTCGGCGGCACCGCCGACCTGGTCGCCGGGTTCGGCTGGAACGCCCGCGACCTGTGGTGGTCGCTGACCGGCGACCCGCGGGTCTGGGCGGACCTGCACCACGCCGACGTGGTGATCCTCGCGATCGGCAGCATGGACACCCTGCCGTCGCCGCTGCCCACCTACCTCCGCACCGGGCTGCGGTACCTGCGCCCGGACCGCCTGCGCCGCGTCGCCCGGCAGGCCTACCTCGCCGCCCAGCCGCGCCTCGCGGTCGCCTTCCGCGGCAGGCCCGCGGTGCTGCCCGCCGCGTTGACCGTGCGGTACCTGGACATGTCGGTCGAAGCGCTGCGCGCGCTGCGGCCCTCGCTGCCGATCGTGGGGATGTTGCCGTCGGTGCACCGCGCCGAGTCGTACGGCCGGGTGCACGCCGCTCGCCCGGCTGCCGCCGCCGCGATGGCCGACTGGGCGCGGCGGCGAGAGGTGCCGATGCTCGACCTCGCCGAGGTGGTCGGGGAGCACGTGCTCGGCGGGCACGGCAACCCGGACGGCATGCACTGGGGCTGGGCGGGACACGCCGCCGTGGGCGCCGAAATGGCAAAACTCGTCAGCGGGTTGCTGTTCACCGGGGAACCACCCGGGGGCCCGTAGGCTGGTGCGGTGCCGGTAGCCGTAGTGACGGATTCGACCGCCCATCTGCCGGAGGGTTTTGCCGACCGGCATGCCATCCGGGTGGTGCCCCTGCACGTGCTGATCGACGGGGTGTCCGCACTGGACGGTACGGACGTGGGGCCCGCCGCCCTCGCCGAGGCGTTGGGGCAGCGCCGCATCGTCACCACTTCGAGGCCCACACCGGGCGAGTTCGCCGCCCAGTTCCGCGAGGCGCTGGCCGACGGCGCCGAAGCGGTGGTCTCGGTGCACCTGTCACGTGAGCTGTCGGGCACCTGGGAGGCCGCGGTGCTGGCCGCGCAGGAGGTCGGCCCGGACAAGGTG from the Amycolatopsis magusensis genome contains:
- the nadD gene encoding nicotinate-nucleotide adenylyltransferase, with protein sequence MPERRRIGVMGGTFDPVHHGHLVAASEVQSRFGLDEVIFVPTGQPWQKSDRVVTKAEDRYLMTVIATASNPVFSVSRVDIDRGGQTYTVDTLRDLRAEYPDDELHFITGADALEQILTWRNAEELFDLAHFIGVTRPGYHLNDHHLPSGKVSLVEVTAMAISSTGCRERVEHGEPVWYLVPDGVVRYIDKRGLYRDAPD
- the rsfS gene encoding ribosome silencing factor: MTATSEARELAVTAAHAAADKKASNVVVLDVSDQLVITDAFVIASAPNERQVGAIVDNVEEKLREAGHKPVRREGAREGRWVLLDFVDVVVHVQHDEERSFYGLERLWKDCPRIEVDGLTVGGDEGEPAEERP
- a CDS encoding histidine phosphatase family protein; translated protein: MTQRLVLWRHGETDYNAAGRMQGHLDSALTQVGWNQARFAAPALARFSPDLVIASDLHRATDTATVLTEAIGVPLRIDKRLRETHLGEWQGLTGAEVDAAYPGERDLWRTDATWAPPGGESRVDVADRAYEVVADLVAAGTGPTVLLAAHGGLIIALTARLLGLPVEVWPTLGGIGNCHWVELGRRNGMWRLHVYNAGITG
- the octT gene encoding diglucosylglycerate octanoyltransferase, with the protein product MSPRLLVFGDSLSFHGPDHEYAADEPRLWPNRAADALGGTADLVAGFGWNARDLWWSLTGDPRVWADLHHADVVILAIGSMDTLPSPLPTYLRTGLRYLRPDRLRRVARQAYLAAQPRLAVAFRGRPAVLPAALTVRYLDMSVEALRALRPSLPIVGMLPSVHRAESYGRVHAARPAAAAAMADWARRREVPMLDLAEVVGEHVLGGHGNPDGMHWGWAGHAAVGAEMAKLVSGLLFTGEPPGGP